A segment of the Ruegeria sp. AD91A genome:
AGTTAGTTTCAGCGAAGCATTCATCTGTCCCTCCGGAGTTCAGGCCGCCCGGCAGGAATCCCCCAGCAGGTCAGCCAGAACGCTGATCACCACCGGCAAAAGGGAGCGATGGTTTTTGTCGCACGGCCCGGCCAGAAATTCCCGGCCAATGGACATCACGTCAGGCGTACTGTCATTGACATAGGTCATGACCCGCCGTTCGGGGCCTTTGTCAGCAAGGGCACTATGGCCGCCTCTACTGCTTCCACAGGTTCTGAAATCACAACCGAAGCCGCGCACTGTTCGTTGCGTTGCCCTTTGGTCGGTTTCGAAAGAAAAAGCCTGGCACGGCCATGAAAAAGTGAACGAGCACGAGGATCGGGATCTCTTTTTCAGATGATCTTAGCCGAATGCCAGACGTTCTTGACCGTCATGTAATTCTCAAGGCCTTCGGTTCCGCCTTCCCGACCATAGCCACTGGATTTCACGCCTCCAAAGGGTGTTTCAGGCATGGATGCTTCAAGTGTGTTGATCGACAGATTGCCGACCTCGACCTCGTCGATCAGACGGTCGATATAATCCGCCCGGTTGGTGAAAGCGTATCCGGCCAGACCGTAGGGAACTGAATTCGCCAGATCGATTGCCTCATCCAGCGAAGCCACCGAATTGATCACGGCAACCGGTCCAAACGGCTCCTCGCGCATGATCCGCGCCGTTTCGGGAACGTTCAATAGCACCGTGGGTTCAAAGAAATATCCCCGTTCACCAAGCCGCGATCCGCCGGTGGCAAGCGTTGCCCCCTGTGCCACCGCGTCTTCAACCAGTTCTGTCAAAGCCGGCACGCGCCGGTCGTTGGCCGTTGGGCCCATTTCAACCGTTGCTTCAAGCCCATTGCCGACGACTGTGGCTTTAGCCCGCGCGGTAAACCCAGCCGCATAGGCGTCAAATATACTCTCATGCGCGAAGAAACGGGTTGGCGACGTGCAGACCTGACCGGTATTGCGCGTTTTGCGCACCGCGCTTGAAACAGCCGCTGATTGCACATCCGTATCTTCGCAAACAATGACCGGCGCATGGCCGCCCAACTCCATAAGCACTCGGGTGTCATGCCGGGCCGCCAAAGTGGTCAAATGGCGCCCAACGGTTGTCGACCCTGTGAAGGCCACCAAGCGAACGGGGTCCTGCGGGATCAGGTGGCCGGATATCTCGGACGGTTCACCGAACACTAAATTCAGAACCCCCGGAGGCAGACCGGCATCTTCGAACGCTTTTGCTATGTGTAAAGCTCCGGCTGGCGTTTCTTCCGCAGCCTTCAGGATCACCGAACAGCCAGAGGCCAAAGCACCGGCGATTTTCCGGGCAGGTTGGCTCATGGGGAAGTTCCACGGCGAGAACGCGGCGACAACGCCAACAGGCTGGTGATGAACTGCAAACTTGTGACCCTGAGCTGCCGGAATGATCCTCCCATAGGTCCGCATCGCCTCGCCCGCATCCCATTCAAAGAACTCGGCACCGCGAATGACCTCCAGCCGGGCCTGCTTTAGGGGTTTGCCATGTTCCAGAGTGATGGAATGCGCGATTTCTTCCTGTCGCTGACGCATGAGGGCTGCCGCCCGCAGGATCGTATCCGCACGCTCACGCGGCGGTGTACGGCGCCACAGTCGAAAGCCTTCGACGGCCGCTTGCAGCGCGTCGTCCAGGTCTTTCACCGATGCGCAAGGCAATCGACCGAGTTCTTCCTCGGTCGCCGGGTTGACAACCGGGATATCGCGACCGGTTTTTCGCCACGTGCCGCCGATGAAAAGCTTGAGCTCTGGATACATGAAATCGGGGCCTCCGTTTGCCTTGATTTTTGATCGCTCGATGCCTCGTATTACTTCAAGCGCATAGCGCGAATACGGATATCAATTTGGCGAATATCTGGTCTGTCTGCTCTGCGCCGCGCGATGCAGAGCCGTTTTGAAAGCTCGCCCCGCAGGCGACAAATCGTCGTCCGCACGGAAGGACACTCCTATTGGCCCCTGCCCAAACGGAACCACCCAGGCGAGCTGGGCAAGATGCCCGTTTTCGATATCCTGGGCGACGACCTCGGCAGGCATTAGGCCGATCAGGTCACGTGATTGCAGCAGCGCCCGGTTCGTCAGATAGGACACGGATTCAATCGCGACCGGTGGCACATATTGCTGCTGACCGACAAAAAAATGATCCGCCTGACGTCGCAACGTTGTCTCTTGCGGGGGGAGGATCCAGCCAAACGGTTTGGTTTGCGCAAAGGTCACGGCGTCCCAGCCCGCCAGTGGGTGCCGAGGGCCTACAATGGCCAATATCCGATCCTCGAACAGTTTTTCCTGCCGAATCTTGTCACGATGCCGGTGCGACGGCAGACGTCCTACAACCATGTCGATCTCACCCGACAGAAGCCGAGGCATAAGTACCTCGTTGGTCCCTTCGCTGATCTTGACCGCGACGTTCGGGCGGTCTTCCAGCAGCAGTTCAATGGCGGCAGGTAGCAGGCTGGTGGACGCCGCAAGCAACGTGCCCACCACGACACGGCCGGAGTTTCCTTCGTTCAGATCGTCCAGTTCCTGCGCGGCATTTGAAACCTGTGCAAATATCAGTTTCCCGTGACGTATGAGAGTTTCGCCAAAAACGGTTGGCACAACTCCTCGATTGGTGCGTGTGAACAGTTTGACTTCAAAGTCCAGCTCAAGATCCTGAATCATCTTGGTTGCTGCTGGTTGAGATATTCCCAACTCCCGCGCGGCATTCTGAATGTTTCCATGCGCGCCCACCGCGACCAGCAGACGCAGTTGTCGCAGTTTCAGACGGGTCAAGGCGCGGTCCACGATGCGAGAATGACGCCCCACCATGGCTACAGCACAATCGGCTCGCAAAGCTGATCCAGCTTGGACAGCACGCTCATGGCCGCAAGCGCCGAGCTTCGCGGGTTGTCGGGCAGCGCGGTTCCGCTGATCCTAAACTGAAAAGTGCCAAAATCACCTTCGGCCTCAACCTCGTGAATGTTCTTGTGGATCGTCGGATCGGCGATCAGACGAACCTGTGTGCTGTCGAATCCCACACCTGCCAAGGCGACGGCAGCGGCGACATTTGCGTTCTTGGGGTAAGCCAAAGCCGCCTCTCGCGCGGAACCCTGAAAATGAGTTTCAGCCGCGGTGATACTGCTGAGGTCAAGACTGTGTTCAGCAAGTGATCCTTTCCACCCCGCCGGCGGCTTGCGCCCCACATATGTAACGGATTTGAGCGGACCGACCGCTGCGGCGCTGAGGCAGTCCAGCCCGCCTATGGCACCGCTTGCCAGATGCAGCCGAGCCCCACCCTTTCGCGCGGCCCTGTCCAGCCGGCCACTGACCTGCTGATCCGCAAGTGCCCCGGCAGAGACACTGATGATATCCAGCCCTCGCGCCAGAATTTCCGGACCCAACCCGGCCAATGCCTCGTGCCCCGCGCAATCCAGAACCACTTCGATTCCGGCCGGCAGGTCATCAACCGAACCGACCGACATAGGCGATTTTGGATCAACGCGCTGTGGCCGGACCAGAATGGCCGCCAACTCATGCCCATGTTCTGGCAACATGCGCTGCACATACTGCGCGATTGCGCCGGTTCCAATGACTGCGATCTTCATGTCTCGACCCTAGATCAGCATTGAAAAAATCTGAATTGGTAAGTTGGTGATATATGTTTTTCAGATAGCCATTTCTCTGAAATAGCGCTGGATCGACCCGCTCAGTGTGCTTTTCTTCATATCAATGCCACTGGGACCACGGTGAAAATGAAGTACTCAAAACACGACGCGAAGGCCTATGCCCGCGAACATATGACTGGGATATGGGCAGCTGCATTGAACCCGTTCAATGATGACCTGTCTCTGGATGAATCGGGACTGCGCGCCAACATCCGCCATTGGATCGATGACCTGGACATCCAGGGCCTGTTCGTCGCCGGCAAACAGGGCGAATTTTTTTCAATGAGCATCGAAGAGCGCAAGCGTAACTTCGAAATCGCGGTCGACGAATGCGCAGGCGAAGCCGGTGTAATCGTCTCGGTCTCGGACCAGAGCATGAATACTGCGTTGGACCTAGCGCATTACGCCCAGAATTGCGGTGCAGATTACATCGTTCTTCACGCCCCGGTTCTGAGTTTCGTACAGGATCGTGGCGAGGTCTTGTATCAGTACTACAAGCGCTTCTGCGAAGAGCTGGATATCGGCATCGCCATGTGGAGCCATCCTGACAGCGGCTATTTGATGCAACCTGAAGAATGCGCCCGCATTGCTGATTTGCCGAATATCGTGGCCATTAAGTATTCGGTTCCGCGTGAGATGTACGTGAAGCTGACCCATATGGTGGGCGACAGGATCCACGTCTCGACTTCGGCCGAACATGAATGGCTGGACAACATACTGGAACTGGACTGGAAGCTGTATCTCTGCTCCTCTCCGCCCTACCAACTGCAAAGCACGGTCGATCGGAGAATGAACGAATACACACGTCTGGCCTTTGCGGGACAGGCGGATGAAGCGCGGCGTGTCTTTGACAGTCTGAACCCAGTCCGCAATGCGATGAAACGCGCCCGTCCTGCGGGCAAACCCACTGCATTCGGGAAATACTGGCTAGAGTTGCTGGGTCAGGTCGGTGGTCGTGTACGCCCGCCGATGCTGGAACTGACCGACGCGGAAAAAGCGATCATTCGCAAAGCATTTGATGAAAGCGGGCTGCGCGTCTGAGCCGGGTGAGGCCTAGCAGTATAAGGAAATCGGATAGCGAGATGCTGATAATTGCTTTGCGGTTATGGAAAAACGCGCCAAACTTTCCAGGATAGGGAGTGGGACATGTCAAAACTGAAAGCGTTCAACTTTAAGGCCTGGATCGACGAGCATCGCCATCTGCTCAAGCCGCCCGTAGGGAATCGTCAGGTTTGGGAAAATGCCGATCTGATGGTTACCGTTGTAGGTGGGCCAAACAAGCGAACCGATTACCACGATGATCCGGTTGAAGAATTCTTCTACCAGCTTGAAGGCGACATGGTGCTGAAAATCTATGACGGAGAGGAGTTCTATGATGTTCCGATCCGTGAAGGTGAAGTTTTCCTGCTGCCTCCGCATGTGCGCCATTCACCACAGCGCCCTCAGGAAGGCTCGATCGGGCTTGTAATTGAACCCAAGCGCCAGACCGGAGAGCTGGACGCCATCGAATGGTATTGTTTCGAATGCGGATCACTGGTGCATCGTGCAGAAATGCAGCTAAAGTCCATCGTTGATGACCTGCCTCCGGTTTATCAGAAGTTCTATGCCTCGGAACAAGACCGCACCTGCCCCAATTGTCAGGCTGTGCACCCGGGAAAGGAACCGCCCGAGGGCTGGGTCACGTTGTAAAACAAGATCAAACAGGGGAAGAAATGAGACATCTCGCAAAAATCGCCGCCTCTGCGGCTGCGCTGGCACTGTCGTCCGTGGCCATTCACGCCGAAGAGTTTCGGTTGGGTCTGATCACGCCGCCACCGCACATCTGGACCAAAGCCGCCGAGGCGTTCGGGGCTGAGTTGAATGAGGCCAGTGGTGGCGCACATTCGGTATCGGTTTTCCCGGCCCGCCAGTTGGGCAATGAGGCCGAAATGCTGCAACAATTGCAGACCGGCGCGCTGGACATGGCCTTCATGACGGTGGCCGAGGTTTCCAACCGCGCGCCTGAATTGGGGGCGTTTTATGCGCCCTATCTGGCAGATGACATTGGGCACGCAGGGCGCATTCTGCGGTCTGACACCGCCAAATCCATGCTGGAACCATTGCCAGGGCAGGTAGGTGTCGTTGGACTGGGATATGGGATGGCCGGATTGCGTCAGATCGTAAGCCGTGGCGAGGTCTCATCCGCCGAAGACTTGTCGGGCCTTAAACTGCGGATCACGCCCTTCACACCGATCCTGGATTTCTACAACGCGGTGGGCGCAGCACCCACGCCCATGCCCTTGCCTGCCGTCTATGATGCGCTGGCCAATGGTCAGGTCGACGCCATAGACATGGATGCCGAGCTGATCTGGGTACTAAAATATTATGAACACGCCGACACGATCGTGCAGTCAGATCACATGATGTTCCCAATGGTCGGTCTGGTTTCGGCCAAGGTCTGGGCTGGTTTGTCCGAAGAAGACCGCGCGATGATTGCGGAACTTATGGCCAAGCATGTCGACAGCACCATTGATGCTTACGTTGAAAACGATGCCAAATGGCTGGAACAGATCGAAGGAACAGGCAAGGCTTACAAAAAGGTCGACGCCTCGTTCTTCGGCGACGCAATCGAGGAATGGAATGCGATCTGGTCCCAGAAGACCTCTTCCCTTGACGCTTTGCGGCAGACTGCGGCAGAAACAAAATAACGAAAACGACATGACGAAGAGGGCGCAGCTCGATCCTGCGCCCTTTTTCACGGGAGAACAGCGATGTTGTATCGGCTGTCGGCAGGCTTAGCGCGGGTCGAGTTGTGGTGCGCTGCCTTTCTGGCGGTCTGCATAACGGTTTTGATTTTGCTGAATGTCGTGACGCGCACGGCGGGCAATGCCCTGTTCTGGGTTGATGAGCTGGCGATTTACGCGATGGTCTGGATGACTTTTCTGGGCGCGTCTTCCGCATTGCATCATCGCAGTTCGGTGTCGATCTCCATTGTTTCCGACAACGTGCCCGGACGCGCGAAACGATTGATCCGCAAGAGTGTGGACGTGGTCGTGTTTGCTTTTTCCCTTGCGATGCTGTGGTTCTGCTGGCGCTGGTTCCTTCCGCTGGACATTGCCAGCAACGGATTCGATGTGGCGGTATTTCAAGGTCAAACATTCAATTTCATCTATGCCGAGCCGACATTAACCCTGGGCCTGCCAAAGTACCTGTTCTGGTTGGTGATGTGGCTTTTCGCATTGGGCGCGACGCTGCATTCCACCATGCATCTGCTGAGCACCCCAGAGCAAGAGGCACAGCCATGAGCCCCATCGTCTTTCTGGCCACTTTACTTCTTTCCGTGCCCGTGGCGATCGTGCTGGCGATCACCGCCATCTGGTACATCTGGGAAAGCGGCAACACGGTTCTTTATGACAGCTTCGCGCAGAAAATGTTCGGAGGCCTTGAGAATTACGGCCTTCTGGCAATTCCTCTGTTCATGTTGACCGGAGAATTGATGAACGAAGGCGGTATGACGCGGCGCCTTGTCGCGCTGGCCCGGGTGTTCGTCGGCGGGTTTCGCGGCGGGCTGGCCTATATCAACTTGCTGGCAAACATGTTTATGGCGGCAATCATTGGGTCTGCGACGGCGCAGATCGCGGTGATGTCGCGCGCCATGGTCCCCGCGATGAAGGAAGAAGGCTATGACAAGGGTTTCGCCGCTGCCACGACTGCCGCAGGCGGGCTTCTGGCTCCGGTCATACCGCCGTCGATGATGTTTGTCATCTTCGGCGTACTGGCACAGATCCCGATTGGTGACATGTTCATTGCCGGGATTCTGCCCGGTTTTATCTTGGCTGCTTCATTCGCTTTGGTCATTACCTTGATCGGGTGGCGGCAGCAGTTCCCGAAAGGGAACTGGATGACACGCAGTGAAACCATCAAGGCCGTGATCAGCGCCGCCCCTGCCCTGCTGATCCCGATGTCAATCATAGGTGGTATTCTGTTCGGGATCGCCACACCGACCGAATCCGCCGCAATCGCATCCCTGATCGCGTTTCTGGTGGGCTGGTTGGTTTACGGGGACCTGAAGCCGGGCAACCTGGCACAGATGTTCAAACGCACGGCGGCCAATGCCTCGATGATCCTGTTCATGATCTCGGCAGCCAGCGTGTTCGGCTGGGTCATCATCTATGAGGAAATACCACAGCAACTGGCTGGGCTGGTTACCTCCGTCACTTCGGACCCGTTCGTGTTCCTGCTGATCGTGAATCTGGCGCTTTTGCTGGTTGGAATGGTGATCGATGGCATCGCCGCGATTATCCTGATCACTCCGATCCTGCTGCCAATTGCAACCGGTTCATACGATATCAGCCCCTATCAATTTGGCATTGTTGCCTGCCTGAACCTTGTGCTTGGGCTGATGACACCCCCGGTCGGGATCGGATTGTACATCGCCTCATCCATGAGCGGCACATCGCCCGGCTCAATCCTGAAATCGCTTTGGCCATTCCTGATCGCGGTAACTTTGGTTTTGCTTCTGCTCAGCTATTTTCCAAGCCTGTCAACGCTGCTGATCTGATTTGGATACGTTTTCCGGTCGTAATCAGTTGAAAATTTAGCGCCGGAAATCACGCTCTACTTATCGGTTCCTGTCAGCTAAGCTGGCGGGAACACGTCAACAGGTCACAAAAAAGGTTTTCATGCTGCTCGACACTCCTATCTGCGATTTCGGCTGGCAGGCCCCGGATTTCACGCTCAGGGACCCGAATGGTCATTCTTTCACCATGTCCGATCACCTGCAAAACGGATTGCTGATCGCCTTTATCTGCAACCACTGCCCTTATGTCAAAACAATCACTGACCGGCTTGCACAGGACACGGGCCTGTTGATGTCGAAAGGGATTGGGGTATTGGCGGTCATGTCAAACGACTATCGGGAGTATCCCGAAGATGCACCGCAGAAAATGCTGGAATTCGCGAGGGAAAATGGGTTCAACTTTCCCTATCTCGTAGACGAAGATCAAACCATAGGAAAGGCCTATGGTGCTGTTTGCACACCCGATTTCTTTGGGCTGAATGCGGATGGAAGACTGCAATACCGTGGCCGTCTGGACAATCTGGGCCGCAGCCAGACAGGCGAGCGCGAACCGGAGCTGGTCAATGCCATGCTGCAGATTGCACAGACCGGGCAAGGTCCCCGGCATCAGAGTCCGTCAATGGGATGTTCGATCAAATGGACGCGAGGCTAGGTCATGGGGATCGCTACGCTGGATCATGTCAACCTGCGCACTACACGTTTGGAGGAGATGATCGAATGGTACAGAAAAGTTCTGGGGATGCAGGTCGGCCCACGCCCGCCCTTCCCCTTTCCCGGAGCCTGGCTTTATGTCGGTGAACACGCTTACGTGCATCTTGTTGGTGTCGAGATCGAAGCCGCGGGATCGGAGGCCGAGCTGAAGCTCGAGCATTTCGCCTTTTCGGCAAACGGGTTGGACAGTTTCGAAGCTCACCTCAAAGTAAACGATGTTCTCTATCGCCGAGCGGTTCTGACGGCAGTCAATATAGTGCAGTTGAATGTCTGGGATCCGGACGGCAATCATGTCCACATCGATTTTCCGGCTGACGAATAAGGGCGAAAGTCGCCGATATTTTTGGCCAGTAAACAGTTTCTCTCTCAATTTGAAGACTTGACCCGAATTGCTGGGTCGTCCTTGATAGGGTTAGATTTCTCCCGACTACTCCCGGGTAAATTGTACTTGCTAAAAGAAATGGGGACTGCATGGCATCGCGCCACCGCCGACATGCATGGCAGTCGAATGACTGATACTAAGGACTGGCTGGCCAGACACGGCTTGTCCAAATATGTCGATGCCTTTTCACGGCACGAGATCGAGCCGGGCGATCTGTCGGAACTGAGTGACGATGACCTTGTCACAATTGGCCTGCCCCTAGGACCCAGGCGCCGCTTTCTGAAAGCCATGCGGGAAGAAAACCAAGGGCCCGCAGCAACACAACGCGCAAGTCAGGTACCCAACATCGTTGCCGAGCGTAGACAGCTGACGGTCATGTTTATCGATCTTGTTGGGTCGACGGCTATATCGCAGAAACTGGACCCCGAAGATCTGGCCGAAGTTCTGAGACTGTTCAAGGAGACCTGCGCTGCTGCAGTTGCGGCTTTTGATGGTCATATCGCTAGTTACTATGGCGATGGCATCATGGTGTTTTTTGGTTTTCCGCATGCGCATGAAGACGATCCGGAACGTGCCATTCATGCAGGTCTTCGAATTATTCGCGAAATTCCGGAAATCCGCACGCATGCACATCTTGAAGTCCGCATCGGGATCGCGACCGGCCTGGTTGTCGTCGGTGACCTGCGGGGAGAGAAGATGTTCGAAGACGGCACGGCCATGGGCGAGACCCCGAACCTGGCCGCACGGCTTCAATCGATGGCTGATCCGGGTACAATGATTGTGGCGCCGACGACCCAGGAACTGGCGGGTGAAGCTTTCGAATATGTGCGCCGTGGCACTTTTCAATTGAAAGGCTTTGCCAAAGAAGTCGAAGCTTGGCAGGTCACCGGCACGCGCCAGACTGTCAGCCGCTTCCTTGCGGCAGACGACGCCCGGATGAGTTCATTGGTCGGGCGCACGCAGGAGCACGAAACCCTTCAAAGCAAGTGGAGGCTGGCCTGCCAGGGCCATGGTCAGGTGGTGTCGGTCTCGGGCGAGGCGGGTATAGGAAAGTCCAGGCTAATCGAAGAGCTTCGCCGCAAGATCCCGGGTCCAGACCATCAGCAGCTACGCTTTCAGTGTTCACCCTTCCATGATGCAAGTGCGCTGTACCCGATCATTCGCCAGCTTGAAAATGCAGCCGAACTTCGGGCTAATGACGGTGCGGACCAAAAGTTGGAAAAGATTTCCAGCATCCTGGGCGATCCTTCTGAAGGGTCACTGAAACTGGCTGCGACACTATTGTCGGTCCCATTTGAAGACAGGCTTGGCCCGCTGGATCTGACCCCTGAGCAGATCATGAAGCAGACGCTAGAAATGCTGGTCAATCATATGATCAACTCGGCGCAGGAAACCCCGACCCTCTTGCTGTTTGAAGATGCGCATTGGATCGACCCAACGACAAAGACACTGCTTGACCGGCTTGTGAACCGGATTGGGGACGCGCGCCTGCTGATGGTAATGAGTTATCGTACGGGCTTTGATCCGGGCTGGCCACAATCACACAACCTGATGCACGTCGCGCTCCAACAACTGGACTTCGTGCAGGTCAAAGAGATCGTGAACGATATTGCCAAAGGCAAAACCGTCCCGGACGAAGTTTACCATCTGATCGCCGCCAGATCCAACGGTGTCCCGCTTTTCGTGGAAGAGGTGACAAAGGATTTGTTGGAATCCGATCTTCTGACTGAACGTGCTGATGCCTATACGCTGGACCGGTCCACGCCATCGCCTCCTGTACCGAAAACACTGCACGACGCGTTGATGGCACGCCTTGACCGACTGAGCTCAGCCAAGGAAGTCGCACAGATTGGTGCTGTCATTGGCCCGCAATTCTCTTATCCGATGATTGCAAGCGTTTCCCGTTTTAATGAACGGGCGTTACGTTCCGGCCTGGATTCGCTCGTGGATGCCGGGATCGTGATTGTCTCAGCTTCAGAACCCGAGGAAACGTTCAGTTACCGCCACGCTCTCATTCGCGACACCGCTTACAACAGCCTGCTGAAACGGGAGAGGAGAACGCTTCATGCTCGTGTGGTCGAAGCACTGAACTCTTCGTCATTGCATGACAATTTCGCCGAACCGGAAATTCTGGCTCATCACTACACGATGGCAGATATGCCGGATGAAGCGATTGAACAATGGTATCAGGCCGGACAACGTGCCGTTGAACGCTCGGCCGGGATCGAAGCGGCCACTCAGCTGGGTCGTGCCATCGCGTTGCTGAAACAGCAGGATGACTCGGTTGACCGCGACCGCAAGGAAACCAAAATACAAACGTTGCGGGCTGGCGTTCTTCGCTCGACCGCTGGCATCGCGGCCGACGAAACGGGGGCGGTATATGCCCGGATCCGCGACTTGTGTAATCGGCTGGGCGAAACCGAACAATTGTTTCCCGTGCTCAACGGACTCTATGCGTATCATCTGGTCCGCGGTGAATACGACCTTGCCAAGGACGTCGCGGCGCAGTTGCTGGAACTGGCCAATCTGACCGAAGAAACGCACCACACGATGATTGCCCACCGGGCCATGGGTGCCGTCTTGTTGCATATCGGGCACCAGGACACCGCCTATGATCACCTATGGCAGGCATTGCATTTGTATGATCCTCAGCAGCACAGCCGCCTTGCCTATGTCTATGGAACGGATCATGCTGCCATTACATCGTGCTTTTTAAGCATAACAGTTTGGTTGCGCGGGGAACCTGATCGCGCACTTGAGATCCAGCATCAGGCAGTCGCAACCGCACAGGAACTGGATCACGCGCATAGTCTGGCCCAGACCCTGACGTATCTGTGTATGCTGCACCTGTTGCGGCGTGAACCGGAACAAGTTTACGACGTTGCCGCTCGCCTTGAAGAACTGGCAACCAAACACACCTTCCCCTTCATGAAATTGACGGCGAATGTCTGGCGTTGCTGGGCAGATGCGCAGATCACGCCTGGCCCAGAAACGATCCGTGCAATGCGTGAGGCGTCCGAAGCCTGGTGGGCCAGCGGGGCTGGAAACTACAAGCCGGTGTTCCTGACGGCCCTTGCCGAAGCGTCATTGACAGCGGGCGAACCGATGGCAGCGCAGCGCCTGCTGGATGAAGCACGTGAACAGCAGGTACTGACCCATGAAGGGTGGGCTCAAGCGGAAACAGATCGGATACAGGCGTTGGTGCGGTCCACGGACAATACGGCTGACGATCTGTTCATGGACGCTCTGAAAACCGCACGCGAACAGCAGGCAAGGATGTTCGAACTGCGAACAGCCGTGGATTACGTGCAAACTTGCGGCCACTTTGACTGCACACCGGCCTCGCCCCCTGATCTTCGAGAGATACTGGGAAAGATTGTCGGTGGCGCACAGACCCGCGATGTTGCGCAGGCCATGTCTTTGCTCGATCAAGTGAAACTATCGTAGATAACCTTTATTGGCCTTTTCGGCGGGCAATAACCTTCCGTCCATCCCATCGCCCTGAAAGTAAGGGTGCTCAACAGGTAGTTGCATCAACTCGATTGCAACTCATCCTGATATCCAAACAACGCCGGTTGGCCGCCTGTGTGCAGCAGAACTACTTTCTGGCCTTTGCGGATGACGCCTTGTTCAAGCAACCCTAAAAGCCCTGCAAAGGTTTTGGCAGAATAAACGGGATCCAGAAGGATGCCCTCAGCGCGCGCCATGAGGGTCAGTGCTTCGCGGGCTGCCCGACCAATCCGCCCATATCCAGGTGCCAGGGCGCCGTCCCAAGTATAGATGTCTCCCGTAACCAAAACAGGGTCGAAACCCATCATGGTTGCCAATCGCCCCAAGACCTTTTGCAGACGCGCTTTCTGCTGGTTCTGATCGCGGCGAACGCATATGCCGT
Coding sequences within it:
- a CDS encoding adenylate/guanylate cyclase domain-containing protein, whose protein sequence is MTDTKDWLARHGLSKYVDAFSRHEIEPGDLSELSDDDLVTIGLPLGPRRRFLKAMREENQGPAATQRASQVPNIVAERRQLTVMFIDLVGSTAISQKLDPEDLAEVLRLFKETCAAAVAAFDGHIASYYGDGIMVFFGFPHAHEDDPERAIHAGLRIIREIPEIRTHAHLEVRIGIATGLVVVGDLRGEKMFEDGTAMGETPNLAARLQSMADPGTMIVAPTTQELAGEAFEYVRRGTFQLKGFAKEVEAWQVTGTRQTVSRFLAADDARMSSLVGRTQEHETLQSKWRLACQGHGQVVSVSGEAGIGKSRLIEELRRKIPGPDHQQLRFQCSPFHDASALYPIIRQLENAAELRANDGADQKLEKISSILGDPSEGSLKLAATLLSVPFEDRLGPLDLTPEQIMKQTLEMLVNHMINSAQETPTLLLFEDAHWIDPTTKTLLDRLVNRIGDARLLMVMSYRTGFDPGWPQSHNLMHVALQQLDFVQVKEIVNDIAKGKTVPDEVYHLIAARSNGVPLFVEEVTKDLLESDLLTERADAYTLDRSTPSPPVPKTLHDALMARLDRLSSAKEVAQIGAVIGPQFSYPMIASVSRFNERALRSGLDSLVDAGIVIVSASEPEETFSYRHALIRDTAYNSLLKRERRTLHARVVEALNSSSLHDNFAEPEILAHHYTMADMPDEAIEQWYQAGQRAVERSAGIEAATQLGRAIALLKQQDDSVDRDRKETKIQTLRAGVLRSTAGIAADETGAVYARIRDLCNRLGETEQLFPVLNGLYAYHLVRGEYDLAKDVAAQLLELANLTEETHHTMIAHRAMGAVLLHIGHQDTAYDHLWQALHLYDPQQHSRLAYVYGTDHAAITSCFLSITVWLRGEPDRALEIQHQAVATAQELDHAHSLAQTLTYLCMLHLLRREPEQVYDVAARLEELATKHTFPFMKLTANVWRCWADAQITPGPETIRAMREASEAWWASGAGNYKPVFLTALAEASLTAGEPMAAQRLLDEAREQQVLTHEGWAQAETDRIQALVRSTDNTADDLFMDALKTAREQQARMFELRTAVDYVQTCGHFDCTPASPPDLREILGKIVGGAQTRDVAQAMSLLDQVKLS
- a CDS encoding TRAP transporter large permease, giving the protein MSPIVFLATLLLSVPVAIVLAITAIWYIWESGNTVLYDSFAQKMFGGLENYGLLAIPLFMLTGELMNEGGMTRRLVALARVFVGGFRGGLAYINLLANMFMAAIIGSATAQIAVMSRAMVPAMKEEGYDKGFAAATTAAGGLLAPVIPPSMMFVIFGVLAQIPIGDMFIAGILPGFILAASFALVITLIGWRQQFPKGNWMTRSETIKAVISAAPALLIPMSIIGGILFGIATPTESAAIASLIAFLVGWLVYGDLKPGNLAQMFKRTAANASMILFMISAASVFGWVIIYEEIPQQLAGLVTSVTSDPFVFLLIVNLALLLVGMVIDGIAAIILITPILLPIATGSYDISPYQFGIVACLNLVLGLMTPPVGIGLYIASSMSGTSPGSILKSLWPFLIAVTLVLLLLSYFPSLSTLLI
- a CDS encoding thioredoxin family protein; protein product: MLLDTPICDFGWQAPDFTLRDPNGHSFTMSDHLQNGLLIAFICNHCPYVKTITDRLAQDTGLLMSKGIGVLAVMSNDYREYPEDAPQKMLEFARENGFNFPYLVDEDQTIGKAYGAVCTPDFFGLNADGRLQYRGRLDNLGRSQTGEREPELVNAMLQIAQTGQGPRHQSPSMGCSIKWTRG
- a CDS encoding VOC family protein, with translation MGIATLDHVNLRTTRLEEMIEWYRKVLGMQVGPRPPFPFPGAWLYVGEHAYVHLVGVEIEAAGSEAELKLEHFAFSANGLDSFEAHLKVNDVLYRRAVLTAVNIVQLNVWDPDGNHVHIDFPADE